GGAAGTGGGATTTGTTGCGTTGTTGTTCTAAAGACAGGATGCATCAATACAAGCGCATGCAAACTTATCCTGTGTTGTTTGCGATCCAAAAGCTCGCTTTAGAAAATAACGCCTTAATGAGCACGCTTTCAGGGAGCGGTTCGTCGTTTTTTAACATGTGTTATGAAGAAGACGCCCCTAAATTAAAGCAGGTTTTGAGCAAGAAATTCCCTAAATTTAGGGTAGCGGTTTTAGATTTTGACAATGATGGAGTCCTTATTGAGAAAGACTGAAATTAAAATCCGCATGTGTGTGGCGTGCAGAATGCGCCAACCCCAAAAGGATTTGTTGCGTTTGAAAAGTTTTGACAATCAAATCATGGAGTTTGATGGTAAAGGCCGTAGTTTTTATGTGTGTGGAAATTGTTTGAAAAATGGAGAAAAAAAGTTGTTGAAAGCGGTTTCAAAAATAAAGAATGCCCCAAAAGATACCAAAAATATCATTACTTGGATTAAGGAGAGAAGCATAGCATGAGCGAGATGGTTGATTTAAAAGAATTTTTAGCCGAGCTTGGTAAGACCCAAAAAGAGCTTAAAAATGTGATCGAGCAAGCCAAAGACATTGGTTTAGAGCTTAAGACAAATTCTAAAATGACCCCAGAGGAAGCAAACAAGCTATACAAATACATTGTGGATGGCATTAAAGAACAAATACAAGCCAATCAACCCACTAAAAATCCTGAACAAGACAATAAAGACGATTTGAATACAGCCGCAACGCCCAAATCTCTTAACAAAAAGGTTTCCAAAACGCCCAAAAAAGAAGAAAAAAGCCAGCCAAAGCCCAAAAAAACTAAAGAAAAGAAAAAAGAAGCTCCCACGCCCATTGCCAAAAAAAAGGGAGGAATAGAGATTGTCAACACTTTTGAAAACCAAACACCCCCTGTAGAAAACACCCCTAAAGTGGTTAGCCACTCTCAAATAGAAAAAGCCAAGCAAAAGCTCCAAGAAATCCAAAAAAGCCGAGAAGCCCTAAACAAGCTCACCCAAAGCAACGCTAACAACGCTAACAGCACCAATAACGCTAATAACGCTAAAAAAGAAATCAGCGAAGTTAAAAAGCAAGAGCAAGAGATCAAACGCCATGAAAACATTAAAAGACGCACCGGTTTTAGGGTGATTAAACGCAACGATGAAACAGAAAATGAAAGTGAAAACAGCGTAACAGAAAGCAAAAAACCCACTCAAAGTGCGGCGGCTATTTTTGAAGACATTAAAAAAGAATGGCAAGAAAAAGACAAGCAAGAGGCTAAAAAAGCCAAAAAACCCAGTAAGCCCAAACCCACCCCCACAGCCAAAAACAACAAATCCCATAAAATTGATTTTAGCGATGCGAGGGATTTTAAGGGCAATGATATTTATGATGATGAAACCGATGAAATCTTATTGTTTGATTTGCATGAACAAGATAATCTCAATAAGGAAGAAGAAGAAAAAGAAATCCGCCAAAATATCAACGACAGGGTGCGCGTCCAAAGAAAAAACCCTTGGATGAATGAAAGCGGGATCAAACGACAATCCAAAAAAAAGCGCGTATTCCGTAACGATAACAGCCAAAAAGTGATCCAAAGCGCGATTGCAATCCCTGAAGAAGTGCGCGTCTATGAATTCGCGCAAAAAGCGAATTTGAATCTGGCTGATGTGATTAAAACCCTCTTTAATTTAGGGCTTATGGTAACTAAAAACGACTTTTTGGATAAGGATAGCATAGAAATTTTAGCCGAAGAGTTTCATTTAGAAGTTTCTGTTCAAAACACCTTAGAAGAATTTGAAGTAGAAGAAGTGCTAGAGGGGGTGAAAAAAGAGCGCCCACCTGTGGTGACTATCATGGGGCATGTGGATCATGGTAAAACTTCACTATTAGATAAAATCCGTGATAAAAGAGTCGCTCACACTGAAGCTGGGGGGATCACTCAGCACATTGGCGCTTACATGGTAGAAAAGAATAACAAATGGGTGTCTTTCATTGACACCCCAGGGCATGAAGCCTTTAGCCAGATGCGTAATCGTGGGGCTCAAGTAACAGATATTGCAGTGATTGTGATAGCGGCTGATGATGGCGTGAAGCAACAGACTATTGAAGCTTTAGAGCATGCAAAGGCCGCTAATGTGCCTGTGATTTTTGCGATGAATAAAATGGATAAGCCTAATGTGAATCCGGACAAACTCAAAGCCGAATGCGCTGAGCTTGGTTATAACCCTGTGGATTGGGGCGGAGAGCATGAGTTTATCCCTGTTTCAGCTAAAACGGGTGATGGCATTGACAATCTATTAGAAACCATTCTTATCCAAGCGGATATCATGGAATTAAAAGCCATAGAAGAGGGTAGCGCTAGAGCGGTTGTTTTAGAAGGAAGCGTGGAAAAAGGGCGTGGGGCAGTGGCCACTGTGATTGTCCAAAGCGGGACTTTGAGCGTGGGGGATAGTTTTTTTGCCGAAACGGCGTTTGGTAAAGTAAGAACGATGACTGACGATCAAGGCAAGAGCATTCAAAATTTAAAACCCTCTATGGTGGCTCTCATCACAGGCTTGAGCGAAGTGCCGCCTGCGGGATCTGTTTTAATAGGGGTAGAAAACGATTCTATCGCGCGCTTACAAGCTCAAAAGAGGGCGACTTATTTACGCCAAAAAGCGTTGAGTAAAAGCACTAAAGTGTCTTTT
This DNA window, taken from Helicobacter pylori, encodes the following:
- a CDS encoding DUF448 domain-containing protein, translated to MRKTEIKIRMCVACRMRQPQKDLLRLKSFDNQIMEFDGKGRSFYVCGNCLKNGEKKLLKAVSKIKNAPKDTKNIITWIKERSIA
- the infB gene encoding translation initiation factor IF-2, producing MSEMVDLKEFLAELGKTQKELKNVIEQAKDIGLELKTNSKMTPEEANKLYKYIVDGIKEQIQANQPTKNPEQDNKDDLNTAATPKSLNKKVSKTPKKEEKSQPKPKKTKEKKKEAPTPIAKKKGGIEIVNTFENQTPPVENTPKVVSHSQIEKAKQKLQEIQKSREALNKLTQSNANNANSTNNANNAKKEISEVKKQEQEIKRHENIKRRTGFRVIKRNDETENESENSVTESKKPTQSAAAIFEDIKKEWQEKDKQEAKKAKKPSKPKPTPTAKNNKSHKIDFSDARDFKGNDIYDDETDEILLFDLHEQDNLNKEEEEKEIRQNINDRVRVQRKNPWMNESGIKRQSKKKRVFRNDNSQKVIQSAIAIPEEVRVYEFAQKANLNLADVIKTLFNLGLMVTKNDFLDKDSIEILAEEFHLEVSVQNTLEEFEVEEVLEGVKKERPPVVTIMGHVDHGKTSLLDKIRDKRVAHTEAGGITQHIGAYMVEKNNKWVSFIDTPGHEAFSQMRNRGAQVTDIAVIVIAADDGVKQQTIEALEHAKAANVPVIFAMNKMDKPNVNPDKLKAECAELGYNPVDWGGEHEFIPVSAKTGDGIDNLLETILIQADIMELKAIEEGSARAVVLEGSVEKGRGAVATVIVQSGTLSVGDSFFAETAFGKVRTMTDDQGKSIQNLKPSMVALITGLSEVPPAGSVLIGVENDSIARLQAQKRATYLRQKALSKSTKVSFDELSEMVANKELKNIPVVIKADTQGSLEAIKNSLLELNNEEVAIQVIHSGVGGITENDLSLVSSSEHAVILGFNIRPTGNVKNKAKEYNVSIKTYTVIYALIEEMRSLLLGLMSPIIEEEHTGQAEVRETFNIPKVGTIAGCVVSDGVIARGIKARLIRDGVVVHTGEILSLKRFKDDVKEVSKGYECGIMLENYNEIKVGDVFETYKEIHKKRTL